One part of the Natrinema caseinilyticum genome encodes these proteins:
- a CDS encoding tyrosine-type recombinase/integrase yields the protein MTPRERTDRSLASSFERYLQDKGKGRGGDGGNYRRNAARELERFAEWAAGDRGDDDWTGIVPDDVDREPAFEDLDERVFREYARHLSGDRGLKQNTVQTYYRYISAWCGWCVNEGYLEAHYAQRASAMAPLPEDDGRKPGDQQAWTSEQRHALTRHVDERARDAIETYTTLQEDTDLLDKQRAHYAALKATRDRALVFVLAYTAVRVGELLRDPNDPRRRGVRWEDLSLDDGSMDVYRKKQQWDAASLPDPVISPLRSYRKLMDPPTERWPVFPTFDQRTLAELIQDELADRGKRPEDITDRREAYARDLLLALDEDIQPPSITTDGARSILQRLSEAADIDIDHPKHDYLAPHGGRRGMGEVLVRAFGYTVAARYLDNSEEMVRERYSHIEAGELGDVATEALDEVDSIPREGDKI from the coding sequence ATGACACCACGAGAACGCACTGATCGGTCGCTCGCGAGCTCCTTCGAACGGTATCTCCAGGACAAGGGGAAGGGTCGTGGTGGCGACGGCGGGAACTATCGACGGAACGCAGCGCGTGAGCTGGAGCGGTTTGCCGAGTGGGCCGCCGGCGACCGTGGTGACGACGACTGGACCGGGATCGTTCCCGACGATGTCGACCGGGAGCCCGCTTTCGAGGACCTCGACGAACGAGTCTTCCGGGAGTACGCCCGGCATCTCAGTGGTGATCGCGGACTCAAGCAGAATACCGTACAAACCTACTACCGCTATATCTCCGCGTGGTGTGGCTGGTGTGTCAATGAGGGGTATCTCGAAGCGCACTACGCGCAGCGGGCGAGTGCGATGGCGCCGCTGCCCGAGGACGACGGCCGCAAGCCCGGCGACCAGCAGGCCTGGACGTCCGAACAGCGCCACGCACTCACCCGCCACGTCGACGAGCGAGCCCGTGACGCCATCGAGACGTACACGACACTCCAGGAGGACACTGACCTCCTCGACAAGCAGCGAGCGCACTACGCGGCGCTGAAGGCGACTCGCGACCGTGCTCTGGTGTTCGTCCTCGCGTACACCGCCGTTCGTGTCGGGGAACTCCTCCGAGACCCGAACGACCCGCGCCGGCGCGGTGTCCGTTGGGAGGACCTCTCCCTCGACGACGGGAGTATGGATGTCTACCGGAAGAAACAGCAGTGGGACGCCGCGAGTCTCCCCGACCCGGTGATCTCGCCGCTGCGGAGCTATCGCAAGCTGATGGACCCACCGACGGAGCGCTGGCCGGTGTTTCCAACCTTCGACCAACGGACGCTCGCAGAACTCATCCAGGATGAGCTAGCTGATCGAGGGAAACGTCCAGAGGACATTACTGACCGTCGTGAGGCGTACGCTCGTGACCTACTGCTGGCGCTCGATGAGGATATTCAGCCGCCGTCGATTACGACGGACGGCGCACGGTCGATCCTTCAGCGACTCTCGGAAGCTGCGGACATCGACATCGACCACCCCAAACACGATTACCTTGCTCCACACGGTGGCCGACGAGGAATGGGTGAGGTGCTTGTCCGCGCGTTTGGATATACCGTCGCTGCTCGATACTTGGATAACTCCGAAGAGATGGTTCGCGAGCGGTACTCTCACATCGAGGCCGGGGAACTCGGGGATGTGGCGACCGAGGCACTCGACGAAGTTGATTCGATTCCCAGAGAGGGCGACAAGATTTAG
- a CDS encoding M48 family metalloprotease — translation MQTVERASDKFRDWFTRAFVRLYHGPVESVGSFNGYSDENDVYWFDSDSAAFGQATPVGTIVLNQQRMERLSDEAAELVYRHEQGHLDRLPVFRGLFWGMVLNGAIGIYYFLQSLGYSLLIPFGVPVKPVAMLAGVSLMLIILMAVATRLEELAADLHALQSLGEEEFLEAYAEITDEGSDSLHVRIVNRVQYTDPVNVVKVNRLIVRAKDFYLA, via the coding sequence ATGCAGACTGTTGAACGTGCTTCGGACAAGTTTCGAGACTGGTTTACCAGGGCTTTCGTCCGTTTGTATCACGGACCAGTGGAGTCAGTAGGCAGTTTCAATGGGTACAGCGACGAGAACGATGTGTACTGGTTCGACAGTGATTCTGCTGCGTTTGGTCAGGCCACACCGGTCGGCACGATTGTTCTGAATCAGCAGCGAATGGAGAGACTATCAGACGAGGCGGCCGAACTTGTCTACCGACACGAACAGGGACACCTCGATCGACTTCCTGTCTTCAGAGGCTTGTTCTGGGGTATGGTCTTGAACGGAGCGATTGGAATCTACTACTTCCTACAGAGCCTCGGGTACTCACTTCTGATCCCGTTCGGGGTCCCTGTGAAGCCAGTAGCGATGCTGGCGGGAGTTTCCCTGATGCTCATTATTCTCATGGCAGTCGCTACCCGTCTTGAGGAGTTGGCAGCTGATCTCCACGCACTCCAGAGTCTTGGTGAAGAAGAGTTCCTCGAGGCGTACGCTGAAATCACCGACGAAGGGAGTGATTCGCTTCACGTCCGGATCGTGAACCGCGTTCAGTACACTGATCCAGTGAACGTGGTCAAAGTCAACCGTTTGATAGTCCGGGCAAAGGACTTCTATCTGGCGTAG
- a CDS encoding DUF7342 family protein, which produces MTEDESNSKGLMERQTTGEDRVRMAARQLSEPRTANWIASEAGWSHEPTKRVLERLVDDGILHRDESGTHTTYYPDYRRQAMQEAMRLRDSGHTVEELTDRLADMKAQIRDWEDEFDVESPNQLRGTLAEEGLDADEEDRRREIAREWEHLQRRIDIVGFAIREWDFLTPTNEPTEASS; this is translated from the coding sequence ATGACCGAAGACGAATCGAATTCCAAGGGTCTGATGGAGCGCCAGACCACGGGCGAAGACCGCGTGCGGATGGCCGCCCGACAGCTGTCGGAGCCGCGGACGGCCAACTGGATCGCCTCCGAAGCGGGCTGGTCACACGAGCCGACCAAGCGCGTCCTCGAACGTCTCGTCGACGACGGGATCCTCCACCGTGACGAGAGCGGTACTCACACGACGTACTACCCCGATTACCGCCGTCAGGCGATGCAGGAGGCGATGCGCCTCCGGGATAGCGGGCACACTGTCGAGGAACTCACGGACCGGCTCGCCGATATGAAGGCGCAGATCCGCGACTGGGAGGACGAATTCGACGTCGAGTCACCGAATCAGCTTCGCGGAACGCTCGCCGAGGAGGGTCTCGACGCTGACGAAGAAGACCGTCGCCGTGAGATCGCCCGCGAGTGGGAACACCTCCAGCGGCGCATCGACATCGTCGGCTTCGCCATTCGCGAATGGGATTTCCTCACTCCAACGAACGAGCCTACTGAGGCCAGTAGCTGA
- a CDS encoding VWA domain-containing protein, whose product MSDTHSADTILQLERLTPDTASRVRTSASRADRLRAFICGHLPSGVDVEVVLTPAVKTAAVLPAEPDALARSDATDFERQQAAQLLESVDAEFLILVTTEPAPIDRIPVNDQLTADHAHQFGLAFHELLHILKTAIGPIAELLESEIDSDYRQQVHDLVNIIEDGAIEHEAIEGANFSDNAEIRLELTRRSHSQVPDDIPDDEQVLFSFWDAVTSALYEWAIFPTGITEVLLDEDDERILFASETDASGFDTVQESLQALARDALAIRSAEPDDITHSHDKTASVRRAQLVVETWQSAIFPLLEERSEGSTQSPDQGESEESDVDSNPSSESESSGTDEYPQLDRSATDDPFQDVLSQPSITPDSFDEELQAPPSPQAPGSHGTDTSATGPDETPSPTDGDEDQPSQTSKPTDTRARALARTIEQPGSHLDSPQSGQSPAEEKRDDDSIAARQSTIGDFDATDASQNDRETRETTDSREGLEQDHNGREPPVTRPSPHEEIDSTADPVPAHAEALDRNSADEEDAYEGALEADRTAAHDEADREGIDTDALERELEGLARRLDRDNSDDQTAGGTAGGPGQLDELEIVPVNDDPAPPGVWADIEDGAAQVAGTLAKQLRLDRQRGVRRGLTAGSYDTTAGHRLLIGDPRVCKVNTPGREKRYALVLVLDRSGSMRNGDPPKIEVATKALARFAVAAEGLGIDVGIVDFIDSQARLVKPFSVETRHIQATLLDTDCGGGTPLADALKLASQLVEDHRDEPLIVAVTDGKPSSVDDVIEQIRASPAPICALTIATDTQTGKLSADASELAAYYEREATIYDGDQLDNRLDQFASLLVGF is encoded by the coding sequence ATGTCCGATACTCATTCAGCCGATACAATACTTCAATTAGAGAGGCTCACACCCGATACCGCCTCTCGCGTTCGCACCTCGGCTAGTAGGGCCGACAGGCTCCGGGCGTTCATCTGCGGGCATCTGCCTTCAGGTGTCGACGTAGAAGTCGTTCTTACGCCAGCCGTCAAGACCGCGGCGGTCCTCCCTGCAGAACCCGATGCGCTCGCAAGAAGTGATGCGACCGATTTTGAACGGCAGCAGGCCGCACAGTTACTCGAAAGCGTCGACGCTGAATTCCTCATTCTAGTGACGACGGAACCAGCACCGATAGACCGAATCCCGGTGAACGATCAGCTGACAGCCGACCACGCCCACCAGTTCGGTCTCGCCTTTCACGAACTACTCCATATTCTCAAAACAGCCATCGGCCCCATCGCAGAACTCCTCGAATCCGAGATTGATTCCGACTATCGCCAGCAGGTTCACGACCTCGTCAATATCATCGAGGACGGTGCCATCGAACATGAGGCGATCGAGGGAGCAAACTTCAGCGACAACGCCGAGATACGCCTCGAACTCACCCGCAGAAGCCACTCGCAGGTTCCCGATGATATCCCTGACGACGAGCAAGTCCTCTTCTCGTTCTGGGATGCAGTGACGAGCGCCCTCTACGAGTGGGCAATCTTTCCGACGGGTATCACAGAGGTTCTTCTCGACGAAGATGATGAGCGTATACTCTTCGCGTCGGAGACGGATGCCTCGGGATTCGACACTGTTCAGGAGTCACTCCAAGCGTTAGCGCGGGATGCCCTCGCAATCCGGAGTGCAGAACCAGACGATATCACCCACAGCCACGACAAGACGGCATCTGTACGGCGAGCCCAATTGGTCGTCGAGACGTGGCAGTCAGCAATTTTCCCACTCCTAGAGGAGCGCTCCGAAGGATCAACACAGTCCCCAGATCAGGGCGAGTCTGAGGAATCTGATGTAGACTCCAATCCCTCATCAGAATCTGAATCTTCCGGAACCGACGAATACCCGCAACTCGACAGGAGCGCAACTGACGATCCATTCCAGGACGTCCTCAGCCAGCCCTCGATTACTCCGGATTCATTCGACGAGGAGCTCCAAGCACCACCGTCTCCTCAGGCCCCTGGTTCTCATGGCACCGATACGTCAGCTACCGGACCCGACGAGACACCAAGCCCGACCGACGGCGATGAAGACCAGCCGTCGCAGACCTCGAAACCCACAGACACGAGAGCGCGGGCACTCGCTCGCACCATTGAGCAACCTGGATCACACCTCGATTCCCCGCAGAGTGGACAGTCCCCAGCGGAGGAGAAGAGAGATGACGATTCTATTGCTGCACGTCAGTCGACCATCGGAGACTTCGACGCTACCGACGCTTCTCAGAACGACCGCGAAACGAGAGAGACAACCGACTCCCGAGAAGGTCTGGAACAGGATCATAACGGAAGAGAGCCACCGGTTACGAGACCCTCACCCCACGAGGAGATAGACTCGACAGCCGACCCCGTCCCAGCGCACGCGGAGGCACTCGACCGGAATTCCGCTGACGAGGAAGACGCCTACGAAGGGGCACTCGAAGCAGACCGGACGGCGGCTCACGACGAAGCAGATCGAGAGGGCATCGACACCGACGCCCTAGAGCGCGAACTGGAGGGCCTCGCCCGCCGACTCGACCGAGATAATTCAGACGATCAAACAGCCGGCGGCACTGCTGGGGGCCCAGGCCAGCTCGACGAATTGGAGATCGTCCCAGTCAATGACGACCCGGCACCTCCAGGCGTATGGGCCGACATCGAAGACGGCGCTGCCCAAGTTGCTGGCACGCTCGCGAAACAGCTCCGTCTCGACCGTCAACGTGGTGTCCGGCGAGGCTTGACCGCCGGCAGCTACGATACCACTGCAGGACATCGGCTTTTGATTGGTGACCCTCGGGTCTGCAAGGTCAACACGCCGGGGCGCGAGAAACGATACGCACTAGTGCTGGTTCTCGACCGGTCTGGCTCAATGCGGAACGGCGACCCCCCGAAGATCGAGGTCGCAACGAAGGCACTAGCGCGGTTCGCCGTCGCCGCCGAAGGGCTGGGGATCGATGTCGGGATAGTCGATTTCATCGACAGCCAAGCCCGACTCGTAAAGCCGTTCTCAGTCGAGACTCGACACATCCAGGCGACGCTACTGGACACGGACTGTGGCGGGGGCACGCCGTTGGCAGACGCACTCAAACTTGCAAGTCAGCTCGTCGAGGACCACCGCGACGAACCGCTCATAGTCGCCGTGACCGACGGAAAGCCCAGTAGCGTCGACGACGTCATCGAACAGATCCGAGCATCCCCCGCCCCAATCTGTGCTCTCACGATCGCCACTGACACTCAGACAGGAAAGCTATCGGCTGATGCCTCAGAACTCGCCGCATATTACGAGCGGGAAGCGACGATCTACGATGGGGACCAGCTAGACAACCGACTCGATCAGTTCGCCAGCCTCCTCGTCGGCTTCTGA
- a CDS encoding TIGR02391 family protein, whose protein sequence is MRISREFTSEQYSSEQAVEDEQPSFRIETRLDLDSDEGVFDISTHEHHPGDSTPTQSFGGSFVFSDWSDLQDVADLLKRYIREQDDQTRSITVPLDSGTGFNSRLGRRVDDISDARFTVDDYGLEVDANGQRGQIRHYSKTVDYTQQDRRNAMAFLDMVDELFQDTDDEPILHLEHPDLRSDAVPEYVDGHYQSSVRTAFRVLEERIREEGGFSQDTVGMDLAQNAFSTDGGPLTFADVGAEKKGWMYLYAGGFGALRNPPSHRNEDSIDQQRAMQILHYVDMLLDVLEEEATED, encoded by the coding sequence ATGCGTATCTCACGGGAGTTTACCTCTGAACAGTATTCTTCGGAGCAAGCGGTGGAAGACGAACAGCCCAGTTTTCGGATTGAAACGAGACTGGATCTGGACAGTGACGAGGGCGTCTTCGACATCAGCACCCACGAACACCATCCAGGCGATAGTACGCCCACCCAATCTTTTGGTGGCTCCTTTGTTTTCTCAGACTGGTCTGATCTTCAAGACGTAGCTGATTTGCTGAAGCGCTACATCCGTGAGCAGGATGATCAGACACGGTCGATAACTGTTCCTCTGGATTCTGGAACCGGGTTCAATAGCAGGCTTGGGAGGCGTGTAGACGACATTTCCGATGCCAGATTCACAGTCGACGACTACGGGCTTGAAGTGGACGCAAACGGACAGCGAGGGCAGATACGCCACTATAGCAAGACCGTGGACTACACACAGCAAGATCGGCGAAACGCGATGGCGTTTCTCGACATGGTCGATGAACTCTTCCAGGACACAGATGATGAACCGATTCTCCACCTAGAACATCCCGATCTACGCAGTGACGCAGTTCCCGAGTACGTTGACGGGCACTATCAGAGCTCCGTCCGGACCGCGTTTCGCGTACTGGAGGAAAGAATTCGGGAGGAGGGAGGGTTTTCTCAGGACACGGTGGGTATGGACCTTGCTCAGAACGCCTTCAGTACTGACGGTGGACCACTGACCTTTGCAGATGTGGGGGCAGAGAAAAAAGGTTGGATGTACCTGTATGCAGGAGGTTTCGGGGCTTTGCGCAATCCACCCAGCCACCGAAATGAGGACTCAATCGATCAGCAGCGTGCCATGCAGATTCTCCACTACGTCGATATGCTTCTCGATGTACTCGAGGAAGAGGCCACGGAAGACTAA
- a CDS encoding CBS domain-containing protein — MPRDLYNCTAAELATHSVEHLDQDTPPSDAAAWLDENGYDAAPVYADDDPIGFLHEDDVTTDDGGNNLENQLTPLTIDYMISGDTSFTDVLSALIEQPVYFLGGHNHVTAILTRADLNTAPARIYLFDRITYLEEHLRELILDKKPDWKNTPVTADELDDIEDRYEDAQAANVALDELHYAQFSTLETIATSVDACWQTCGFSTKGGADSRLHEVTELRNDVAHANLLVENTDSNEFLSSGRTTENLHNTLETIHDVLSNLQDAGYDPGNDKST; from the coding sequence ATGCCCCGGGACCTCTACAACTGCACTGCGGCCGAACTCGCAACCCACTCTGTTGAACACCTCGATCAGGACACGCCACCAAGCGACGCCGCCGCGTGGCTTGATGAGAACGGCTACGACGCCGCTCCAGTCTACGCTGACGACGATCCAATCGGATTCCTTCACGAAGACGATGTCACGACCGACGACGGCGGCAACAACCTGGAGAATCAACTCACCCCACTGACCATCGATTACATGATCAGCGGCGACACATCGTTCACAGACGTTCTTTCCGCACTCATCGAGCAACCCGTCTACTTCCTCGGCGGCCACAACCACGTTACCGCCATCCTCACCCGCGCCGATCTCAACACCGCCCCCGCACGCATCTACCTCTTCGACCGGATCACCTACCTCGAAGAACACCTCCGCGAACTCATCCTCGACAAGAAACCGGACTGGAAAAACACACCAGTCACTGCAGACGAACTCGACGACATCGAAGACCGGTACGAAGACGCACAAGCTGCCAACGTCGCCTTAGACGAACTCCACTACGCCCAATTCTCCACGCTCGAAACTATCGCCACCAGCGTCGACGCCTGCTGGCAAACCTGTGGCTTCTCCACGAAAGGCGGTGCAGACTCTCGACTCCACGAAGTCACTGAACTGCGCAACGACGTCGCACATGCTAATCTCCTCGTAGAGAACACGGACAGTAACGAGTTCCTTAGCAGTGGCCGAACCACAGAGAATCTCCACAATACTCTCGAGACCATCCACGACGTTCTCTCGAATCTCCAGGACGCAGGGTACGATCCAGGGAACGACAAAAGCACGTAA